The proteins below come from a single candidate division KSB1 bacterium genomic window:
- a CDS encoding AhpC/TSA family protein — protein MKSKFLIWALVLFSSSCATNGSDDGYVIRGTIQGLSDGTILLQKAGAFLGYTYIQIDSMDLKDGSFMLTGRVDYPEMYYLRIADRNEVINVFLENSNITINTHIDNFSNSSVSGSTLHKELESFTKQLDQSPEREQSAFIESYIQENNSSEITPYLILKYLANSLELEELETLVSKLDKSFREMRYFEQLMDRIEVLKDVAIGQPAPDFTLLDTSGTPISLSSLNAKYLLIDFWASWCGPCRAENPNLVSLYSSFKNKGFEIIGVGLEFSRDNWLKAIRKDNLPWPNVSAVNAFSGPAASLYAVRQLPHNIIINSEGEIIEKNLHGDMLRAFLEKNLAHFN, from the coding sequence CTAATGGAAGTGATGATGGTTATGTCATCCGAGGAACAATTCAAGGGTTATCCGACGGCACGATTCTTTTGCAAAAAGCCGGGGCATTTTTAGGTTATACCTATATTCAAATTGATTCAATGGACTTGAAAGATGGGTCTTTTATGCTCACCGGTAGAGTAGATTATCCCGAGATGTATTACCTGAGAATTGCTGATAGAAATGAAGTCATCAATGTTTTTTTAGAAAATTCCAACATAACCATAAATACACATATTGACAACTTTTCAAACTCGTCAGTTTCAGGCTCTACTCTCCACAAGGAACTAGAATCCTTCACGAAGCAACTAGATCAATCGCCAGAAAGAGAGCAAAGTGCTTTCATCGAGAGCTATATTCAAGAAAACAATTCCTCAGAAATTACTCCATATCTGATTTTAAAATATCTGGCAAACAGTTTGGAATTGGAAGAACTTGAAACTCTTGTTTCTAAGCTTGATAAGTCCTTCCGGGAGATGCGCTATTTCGAGCAGCTTATGGATAGAATTGAAGTATTAAAAGACGTCGCTATCGGACAGCCAGCTCCTGATTTTACGCTTCTGGACACAAGCGGAACCCCTATTTCGCTGTCATCCTTAAATGCAAAGTATTTGCTAATCGACTTCTGGGCTTCTTGGTGTGGCCCGTGCCGGGCAGAAAACCCCAATTTGGTTAGCTTATATAGCAGCTTTAAAAACAAAGGTTTTGAAATAATTGGCGTGGGTTTGGAATTCAGTCGTGACAATTGGCTGAAGGCAATTAGGAAGGACAATCTTCCATGGCCGAATGTTTCTGCAGTTAATGCTTTTAGCGGACCAGCGGCCAGCCTGTATGCCGTGAGACAATTACCACATAACATTATCATCAATAGTGAAGGTGAAATTATCGAGAAAAACCTTCATGGTGATATGTTACGTGCCTTTTTAGAGAAGAATTTAGCTCATTTTAATTGA